The DNA sequence CTTGAAGATCAGCACCCATTATTATGAACTCAAGTTACGCACCGTTCATTCCATCATTCTGGCTACTTACCTTTTGGTTCAATCCTGTCATAGTGTTTCAATTGTTTTGCGTGAAGCGGTTTATATGGGATTCACTGGTGTTCACCATGCACTCTGTAACCTAGCTCCGGCCCGGATTCACTCTATCTGGCACGGCTACGTTGTCCCGTGAGCTATCGCAAAGCCGCATTACTGCTGCCCCACGTCACGGTAGGTTCGCGCCCGCAGTCCTTGACGGGTGGATTTTCACCACATGATGACCGACGATGCACATTTTTGCATAGCCTCCGGCCAATAGAAAGCTCAATTAAAAATATCCCCCAGTGAAATTCGAAGTCCTTCCTTAATTCCGACGGGAACAAATTCATCCTCTCCAGCAGCATAGGTTTCCGCAGGGCCAAATATATTTTGATCAATACTGAACACTTCCACAGTTCGCATGACTGGATCAACAATCCAGTACTCACGCACGCCGGAACGTTGATACAGACGTAGTTTTGCTTTACGGTCTTTCCCTGCAGTTGAAGGGCTTAACACCTCTACAACAAGATCAGGTGCTCCGACACACCCATCATGTGTTATCTTGTTGGCATTGCAAATCACAGTCACATCCGGTTGAACATACGCATCGTTGGTGTCACCTGTCGGCCAAACATCGAAAGGAGAGACGTAGGTTCTGCATTGCCCTTTGAAGGCTGAAAAAAACAAACTCCCTATGGCAGTGGTCGCCCGCTGATGCCCCTCGGAAGGCGAAGGGGACATATCATATACTACACCCTCGATCATCTCGTAACGTTCGAGGTCTTCCGGATTCACAGCCGCCATTGAGGACTCCCCCATCATTGAGTTTTATCTTCTTCAATTTCATTTAAATAGTACAATCACGCTGTCGCAGCTCTCTGCTAAACGAACCAGAGCCTTGTTCTCATAGTACCCTGCAGGAATTAGGCTTTCAATTACCTCGAGGACGGTATTCCGCTATACTGCCCAGTTGCTCAATAGCCTTCTCTATGACCTTCTGAATAATCATACATTAACCGTAGCACATCGATATTAAAGTTGCGCACCCGTTTGTTTGAACTCCAGACGCTCCTTTCTGTCAAACAGTGAAATTTTGGCGTTTGACTGCATACACTCGTACTCTTCGACCACATGACCAATCTATGGTTTCACGTTCAAAATACATCCCAAGTTTTTGCATAATACGTTCAGACGCACTGTTGCCTATCTGGCAAATACTAAGAATCTCATTCAGATTACAATTCTCAAACCCGAAGTGTAATGTCCCTTTTGCAGCTTCCGTGGCGATTCCTTTTCCCCAGAACCACCGACCGAGCCGCCACCCAATTTCAACAGAAGGCATGACCTCAGGCAAGAACGTAGGTACTGATAGCCCCACGAAGCCCGCCAATTCTCCCGTTTCACGAATCTCTACAGCAAACAGCCCGAAGCCCTGTGTCTCCCACATTTCTTCGCAGCGTTCGATGAAAACTTTAGTTTGGTCTTCCGTTCGTGTTGTCCCATCGCCAATCCACTGCATTACCTCTGGGTCAGCGTTTATACGTGACATGGGCAAAATGTCCCTTTCAGTCCACCTTCGTAACAACAGCCGTGATGTCTCCAAATTCGGCACCTATCTGTCCTACCCTCTGGCAATATTTTATGTCCAAGCTGATATGCAGCACTTCTGTTCCGAATGCGCAATGTTCCGTAAGCGTGTGCCATCGTATAATAATACACCATTCCAGCGGTAGGGAACTATGGCAGTTTCGCACCCGTTACCACCAAGTCCAGTGTGGGTGCCATAGGCCGTCTGTCATCACAGCGTGCCTTGCCAGACTCATCCTGGCCGACGTTGCGTTAGTCCTCATCGTGTGCCCATCAGTGCTCAATCTCACCGCCGGTAGATGACAGCGAAACTGAGCAAGTACCGCCAACTAAAGTGAGCGACGACAGAAGTAGTCGTATTCACAAATACTCCGAGACTGGGACTATTTTGACACCGCGGCTATCCGACAGGAACTGACCTAACAGCCGAGCATGACCTTGACCGTAGATAACGAGCCAACGATCATCGTCACTTGTAGTGAAGTTCAAGATATTGGAGTAAATAACCAAATTACGTTCGTACCAGCGCGAAACCCACCTCAGCCCAATTCGGCTCGTTTCAGCACCCAATTGCGTCATCGTGAGGTATGGTTGGTGTGAGATGCGAAGCATTGCGGGGTCATTCATCCATTGCAGGACTTGGCGGACAGACTCGGACCGAATGCGGGACTGAAGTTCAACAACAAATTCCTGCGCGACACTGTTTATTTGCTGAAAAAGAATCGGGCAATCGCGTTCTGCGTACTCAAACACACGTCCGATGTCGAGGTCACTTTCTTCGTTGTGGATGTCCACTGCATAAAGCTTTTGGTGGCCCAATTGTCTCGCGATTCGAAAGCCTAGTTGATACACTTCATTGGATGGTAGTGCGCGGTCATCTTTCACGTACTCGGCAAATTCATGGTCTAGCCATGCCTGATCAGTCTGGAGGTGTTCAACGGCGATTTTGGTTGGTCGAAAGCATGTCAACAGATTGACAACTTCAGCAATCTCATGCTGACGTGCTGTCGTCAAAACATCATCCTCTGTCGTATATTGATCTGAGGATGAGCTGAAGTGATACACCCCTAAAACCATTGCTTCCAACTCACAACACCTCCAAAATACCTGACAATACAACCCCACTGTAGTCGCGTTTCTGGCGTGTTACATCTCCTGTCTCGTTGAATTCAAAGTATAAATGGGTTTTGCAAAGCCGCTTGACAACATCTCTGGTAAAAATATCAAAAGACCTCGTTGTGTATCTACCATTAACTGATACCGCTTCACAAGCAGTACCCCCTTATGGAACATTCCGGCCCAATTGCGCAAGATTCCGAAAGGATTGCCCGTCGTATAATCATACAACAGGCGAGCGCTAATGACTCCTAAATTTTCGCGCCCATTACTGCAATAGCAATTCTGTCACAACAATAGGAAACCTGATAATCAGGCTTCCTATTGTTGTCGCACTAGTATTCATTTCGAAGGATACTCATGATAATTCGGTCATATTTATGTCCATCTCGAAGCACCGATTCACGCATTGCTCCTTCTACTTTGAACCCAACCTTTTCATAAGCACGTATGCCTCGTTTGTTGTAACTGATGACATCCAATCCAACTCGATTCAAATTCAGTTCCGAAAACGCATATCGCAGAATGAGTCGTAGCGCATCGGTTCCGTAACCCTTGCTTCGGAAATTTTCTTCACCAATACCGATAGCTAAGAGCCCACATTGGTTATTCCACTCAATGCCATGCAAAGCAACAAAGCCAATAAGTGTATCATTATCTACTGTCCGTAAAAGGAATTCGATGCCATTAGAGCTCTTTCCGACGAAACTTTGGAATGACTCTTCAGTGGTTGGGACAGCCATATCAGAATCCACATTCCTGAGATATTCCGCATCGTGACTCCAAGATGCCATTACAGAAGCATCTTCTGAACGAAATGCACATAGTCGCACTAGTTCGCCACAAAACAACTGATGATTACTTAGCATTTAAATTTTACCCCCATATTACAGCGGGGCAACTAGGTTAGTGCCCCCTGCGTGCGTTTAAACTTTCAAACGGTGAATTCAGGAAGGCAAACATAGACACACTCTCCTCAATTTTTATAAGAAAATTCTACATCAATTTAATTACGGAATATAGTCACTACTCGAATTCCTTGCTAAACACTTCTGCCCCAAAGTTCAACAACGTTGTGCGTCGGTCTCTGTATTTTCATGCATCATGCCTATGTTGCGTCGGTATATCGAAATACTGCCTCCGGCGTCCAAATACTCGTTGTACCAAACATCATTAATCATTAGGATCTGCCACGGACTTTCCCAACCCTGTCCATGTTTCTGGAACACTAAATCACCAGTAACTGCGTATGCAGCGTGTCCAGCCACGTGATTTTCCGTAATCCAGACCAACACATCGGCTGGTTCGACTAAGGAGAAGTCCATCTCGTGCAACATTGTCACCTTTGAATATACATGTGCCTCAAGCAAACGAAAGAAGGGTTCTTGGTGTAACCACTGTGAAATTAGTGTATGGCATTGTTCACCACCTACAACCATTGCAATCGCGGCTGCAAAACAATTCGGACCACTCTGTTCCGCATATGTTCCTGCGTATTTCTTTACGAGATTGTATGGTACGCGCTCGCTAACCTCAACGTGTTCGTCAAGGATGGTTTCCACCCTGGTATTTTCATCCCAGTTTTTCAGCCATTTTATAATCCACCGTTTTCGATCTTCCACGCTGAATTGTTGCCAGTCTTCCAAGGTGAGCAAATAATACCGATTCGAATCTACAGTCACGACGTTACTGTTTGGCTGTTCAAAATCACTAAACCAATGCTCATCATAGACGTGTCCGCGACCACACTTAACCTGGTATTCCAAAAGCGTGCGTTGAAGAACGGGATTTAGCGTCGTGAATTCCTCAAGGTTCAAGCGCGAGACAAATGCCGTGTCTGAGAGACTTAGGTCCCAAATATGGTATATAGAGCCGTAGTCCAAAGAAAAGGTCGGGAAGCTCCTCAAAAGTTCCTGTGGGCTGTAGACAGTGATTCCCCTTTTAAGGAGAGAGCAAAAAATTTGATCATCATCGAAATAGTAAACTCCACGGTCAGGAACAAATCGTTCGATAAACTTATTCAACGTGGCATCGTTGAGTGAGTAGTGACTACTTTTGTACATGGGTTCACACCTTTATAACGATTGATACTATCGTCTCTAGTTTTAAACGGTCGGGGGAATCTTATGACGCAAGTGCGCTTTTTTTACGTGAATCGCTATTCCGTTAAACGGCCCGATTGTCCCACAAGATCTGCGTGGCACCCACTGCATTTATATGCACAAATGAAGTTTAACTGTGAAGAGGGAAAAGCCCCGTGCCTGAGGGATACCCAACGGAGCCAGTTATAGAATTTCACCCTCGATGCACCTCATAATATCAGCTGCTCCCGTGGACCTGTTTGAGCATACAATCGATTTCATGGCTTTGTCAGGATAGTACGCAGAGTGGAAACTCACGCCGGGATCGTAGCCCATAACGTGATATTTCATGATGCCTTTTGGTGTCTTTTTAACCCAGACCCCATAGCCGTAGCAATCTTCATCATCTGCTCGAACGTGGCCCGTAAGCATGCGCTGTGTCATCTCGGGACTTATCAGCTGATGGCTCATGAGGGCATCCCAGAACTTATCCATGTCGTGAACGGTTA is a window from the Sulfoacidibacillus ferrooxidans genome containing:
- a CDS encoding Uma2 family endonuclease, translating into MAAVNPEDLERYEMIEGVVYDMSPSPSEGHQRATTAIGSLFFSAFKGQCRTYVSPFDVWPTGDTNDAYVQPDVTVICNANKITHDGCVGAPDLVVEVLSPSTAGKDRKAKLRLYQRSGVREYWIVDPVMRTVEVFSIDQNIFGPAETYAAGEDEFVPVGIKEGLRISLGDIFN
- a CDS encoding GNAT family N-acetyltransferase, producing MPNLETSRLLLRRWTERDILPMSRINADPEVMQWIGDGTTRTEDQTKVFIERCEEMWETQGFGLFAVEIRETGELAGFVGLSVPTFLPEVMPSVEIGWRLGRWFWGKGIATEAAKGTLHFGFENCNLNEILSICQIGNSASERIMQKLGMYFERETIDWSCGRRVRVYAVKRQNFTV
- a CDS encoding DUF5694 domain-containing protein, with the protein product MVLGVYHFSSSSDQYTTEDDVLTTARQHEIAEVVNLLTCFRPTKIAVEHLQTDQAWLDHEFAEYVKDDRALPSNEVYQLGFRIARQLGHQKLYAVDIHNEESDLDIGRVFEYAERDCPILFQQINSVAQEFVVELQSRIRSESVRQVLQWMNDPAMLRISHQPYLTMTQLGAETSRIGLRWVSRWYERNLVIYSNILNFTTSDDDRWLVIYGQGHARLLGQFLSDSRGVKIVPVSEYL
- a CDS encoding GNAT family N-acetyltransferase, with product MLSNHQLFCGELVRLCAFRSEDASVMASWSHDAEYLRNVDSDMAVPTTEESFQSFVGKSSNGIEFLLRTVDNDTLIGFVALHGIEWNNQCGLLAIGIGEENFRSKGYGTDALRLILRYAFSELNLNRVGLDVISYNKRGIRAYEKVGFKVEGAMRESVLRDGHKYDRIIMSILRNEY